In Paramormyrops kingsleyae isolate MSU_618 chromosome 5, PKINGS_0.4, whole genome shotgun sequence, one DNA window encodes the following:
- the LOC111845467 gene encoding protein ELFN1-like, with protein MTPGSRTAFHGGVAMSAFCWWAALLFFWQTTGVRGDCWLIEGEKGFVWLAICSQNQPPYESIPQHINSTIVDLRLNENKIKSIHYSSLSRFGNLTYLNLTKNEITYIEDGAFSAQFNLQVLQLGFNKLRNLTEGILRGLGKLQYLYLQANLIETVTPNAFWECPNIENIDLSMNRIQQLDGAIFTGLSKLTTCELYTNPFNCSCELLGFLRWLSVFPNRTNERMVCDSPPGYSGYSLLNQNPHMPTFRNAFHTLSMVCTDEYVTLYITGTPDTTTLSPYSTPCGLEDCSSGTEPETVENVKIITPDIDPDMKPIMKLKQVTQTSAIIFVQIPHPFKKMYILVLYNNSFFTDIQNLKNQREEIELKNLKANTEYTYCVASIRNSLRFNHTCLTISTGHKNGKEPLENNSTATHYIMTILGCLFGMVIVLGVVYYCLRKKRHQDEKHKKAGNMKKNIIELKYGGELEGGTISQMSQKQIMAGESMPRMPYLPSSGEMEQYKLQEISEIPKTAKGNYIEVRTGEQADHRECDISIAGNNQGSVAEISTIAKEVDKVNQIINNCIDALKSESTSFQGVKSGAVSTAEPQLVLISDQPQGKTGFLSPVYKDTYHHPLQRHHSMEATPKRSSTSSSGSIRSPRSFRSEGGYKSEAKYIEKTSPKAESIVKITPAAAILRAEAEKIRQYSEHRHSYSGSHQLEQLEGPGSRKPSILEPLTRSRARDLAYSQLSPQYHNLSYSSSPEYCKPSQSIWERFKLHRKRHKEEEYVAAGHALRKKVQFAKDEDLHDILDYWKGVSAQQKS; from the coding sequence ATGACCCCCGGATCACGGACGGCTTTCCACGGGGGCGTGGCCATGAGTGCCTTTTGCTGGTGGGCAGCGCTGCTCTTTTTCTGGCAGACAACTGGGGTCAGGGGGGACTGCTGGCTGATCGAGGGAGAAAAGGGATTCGTATGGCTGGCAATCTGCAGCCAAAACCAGCCGCCTTACGAGTCTATACCGCAGCACATCAACAGCACCATAGTGGACCTACGGCTCAATGAAAACAAGATCAAAAGCATCCACTACTCCTCCCTGAGTCGCTTTGGTAACCTGACATACCTAAATCTAACCAAGAACGAGATTACGTATATAGAAGATGGGGCGTTTTCTGCTCAGTTCAACCTACAGGTCCTTCAGCTGGGCTTCAACAAGCTACGGAATCTGACCGAAGGGATTCTGCGGGGTTTGGGCAAATTACAGTATCTCTACCTTCAGGCCAATCTGATTGAAACCGTGACACCCAATGCCTTTTGGGAATGTCCCAACATTGAAAACATTGACCTTTCGATGAACCGGATCCAGCAGTTGGATGGGGCGATTTTCACCGGTCTGAGCAAGCTGACCACTTGTGAGCTCTACACAAACCCTTTCAACTGCTCCTGCGAGCTCCTAGGCTTCCTCAGATGGCTCTCTGTTTTTCCCAACAGGACAAATGAACGCATGGTGTGCGACTCTCCTCCGGGATACTCTGGCTACAGCCTGCTAAACCAGAATCCTCACATGCCCACCTTTCGTAATGCTTTCCACACACTCTCAATGGTGTGCACGGATGAGTATGTCACTCTGTACATCACAGGAACTCCGGACACCACTACCCTCTCACCATACTCCACTCCTTGCGGACTTGAGGACTGCTCATCCGGAACCGAGCCCGAAACtgtagaaaatgtaaaaattatcACACCAGACATTGATCCTGACATGAAACCCATCATGAAGCTGAAGCAGGTGACACAAACCAGTGCCATCATTTTCGTTCAGATCCCACATCCATTCAAGAAAATGTATATCTTGGTTCTTTACAATAACAGCTTCTTCACTGATATTCAAAATCTGAAGAATCAACGAGAGGAAATTGAGCTGAAGAACTTGAAAGCCAACACTGAATATACGTACTGCGTTGCTTCCATTCGCAACTCTCTGCGATTCAACCACACTTGTCTGACAATCTCTACAGGACACAAAAATGGAAAGGAGCCATTGGAAAACAATTCTACAGCCACACACTACATCATGACAATCCTGGGTTGTCTCTTTGGCATGGTGATTGTTTTAGGCGTGGTTTACTATTGCTTGCGAAAGAAACGGCACCAGGACGAAAAGCACAAAAAGGCAGGCAACATGAAGAAAAACATAATCGAACTCAAGTACGGCGGTGAACTGGAAGGTGGAACCATCTCCCAGATGTCCCAAAAGCAGATAATGGCTGGTGAGAGCATGCCACGGATGCCATATTTACCGTCCAGTGGTGAAATGGAACAGTACAAACTGCAGGAAATCAGTGAAATCCCTAAAACAGCCAAGGGGAATTACATAGAGGTACGCACCGGGGAGCAAGCCGACCACAGAGAATGTGACATATCCATAGCTGGGAACAACCAAGGCTCAGTGGCAGAAATCTCCACAATTGCCAAAGAGGTTGACAAAGTGAACCAGATTATAAACAACTGTATAGATGCCCTGAAATCAGAATCCACGTCTTTTCAAGGAGTGAAGTCGGGAGCTGTTTCCACCGCAGAACCCCAGCTAGTACTCATATCAGACCAGCCACAGGGCAAAACAGGTTTCCTGTCTCCTGTGTACAAAGACACTTACCACCACCCTCTGCAGAGGCACCACAGCATGGAGGCCACACCCAAGCGGTCCAGCACCTCCTCCAGTGGCTCCATACGGAGCCCCAGGTCATTCCGCTCCGAAGGAGGGTACAAGTCAGAGGCCAAGTATATCGAAAAGACGTCGCCCAAGGCTGAGAGCATTGTGAAGATCACACCGGCCGCTGCCATCCTGAGAGCGGAGGCGGAGAAGATACGTCAGTATAGCGAGCACCGGCACTCCTACTCGGGCTCCCATCAGCTCGAGCAACTGGAGGGGCCTGGCAGTCGGAAGCCATCCATCCTGGAGCCCCTGACGCGGTCGCGCGCCAGAGACCTCGCCTACTCTCAGCTCTCACCGCAGTATCACAATCTGAGCTATTCTTCCAGCCCCGAGTACTGCAAACCATCCCAGAGCATCTGGGAGCGCTTCAAACTCCACCGCAAGCGCCACAAAGAGGAGGAGTACGTGGCAGCGGGGCACGCCTTGCGCAAAAAAGTGCAGTTCGCTAAGGATGAGGACTTGCATGACATTTTAGACTACTGGAAAGGCGTTTCAGCTCAGCAGAAATCTTGA